A window from Musa acuminata AAA Group cultivar baxijiao chromosome BXJ3-10, Cavendish_Baxijiao_AAA, whole genome shotgun sequence encodes these proteins:
- the LOC103968342 gene encoding DNA glycosylase/AP lyase ROS1 isoform X1: MEFNRGVPLQQQQKDFKIPSSWFPATPAKPVPTQRHFVPDNDQQNPKSTASNCLETVQVSTGTCGGGLFQETASQGTAFPSSSSSAGSSHNARPSMMTFNAAGGGWRWNPCSNPMELNDDTTASRNPFFALLLQSQIGEGQETLVHPNQLSLNAMMLRNPSLSNEKIITTGVTDAMPSPLTPETMEKNKFLQECLHQEVTGFVQERVTGGNTLENESEKWQTPVVKKVYPSFLNLTVPSSSEHVVLTSSDLIMPSSSEFALPYQVMPSEQVQNEVRAVVVTEQDAQPLNIEKHNLEIQGVDFNKTPQQKPKRKKHRPKVIKEGKPTRTPKPRTPKLVTPEVAKMKEEGSTGKRKYVRKKIVLSSSDASSSILVDNVVLDGTNRGKSVRRRLNFDSESMGARDACPGAAIAFKHCAPPQTLDSCLHSTMQPDLQSQAMIENPVSGMTIDLSGSIMVLKGRKRDNNVVQDVPIWDYREFIHTIGGFSQLSESHRMSDHDLFLPTRSKKKRTGNNPDGFTSDTSEGESRHVSTWRANHRVVNNTPMALEEQQTLEHILAFDKIEKQRSDVKVQSHELDSVCSIIDAICTTPLKQSDCSHTGIYQVSSPMKPHRGNDCQKDEIFKTENSKDAHVISTSNEIKPKRHTKKEEATVANTQSLSTDQVGLQGQKIASCNFDYSLVQKIPDFRVLIPGDCNENISHTNISYQCQNGSSFHNSVAYNLMSGALEPFGDPLDDIIEKLRHITLDEIHEDTREKAKNAIVPYDGGGVIVPYKGEFELAKKRRPRPKVDLDAETFRVWNLLMGTGGNDSVVENDSEKEKHWEEERNVFHGRVDSFIARMHLVQGDRRFSKWKGSVVDSVVGVFLTQNVSDHLSSSAFMALAARFPSKLSRNNAKPHEEKRRTCTEVQEGCTASLKYSSKLQDHMLSKESCCVNSHVIMGENESSNSNESFGYNTRGDSADCSRKCVDMHEAVVGCKSPNNSLDITVAMMRSKGLTKAEDRWALNDVASLRNYIITSKNPSENQVLTTDQIELNSLSNFQVEDIMTGSMPNCVGSSSSFTKLLQMAEKILPENFQDGICQCTDNVSEKKTSLLDPSCNLGMSTSPAMPYCFNKSSRSELVDMGSATVASHECRLNYSLMINANGDKIFDSTGDSSAVTTAEVIVQQKLAFIPRNKLEDDSASISKCLLQPVTSSEAEACTRKQFFCHSDFQKQEKEASISNSITQTYTHVKNQDTIEIQQRENAKFQTECTGIIQAQMQNFGTQQNIQNFYSKQRNQLEVSDEVKTILEDEACNLQIVSDETTKVELKEKKIKDNTERKGAYDWDILRKNIHQNGTRKERTRDTLDSLDWEAVRCAEVNEISETIRERGMNNKLAARIKDFLNRLVKDHGSIDLEWLKEIEPDQAKDYLLSIRGLGLKSVECVRLLTLQHLAFPVDTNVGRICVRLGWVPLQPLPESLQLHLLELYPMLETIQKYLWPRLCKLDQRTLYELHYQMITFGKVFCTKSKPNCNACPMRAECKHFASAFASARLALPGPEEKNLVISTMPLASEINCTTDLQMLQLPQFEVNRNPKEINCYSSCEPVVEEPSTPEAEEITTEESAIEDIIYENPDEIPEIKLNFEEFTQNLQCYMQGQYLKANGGDISKALMVRNPEAASIPMPKLKNVSRLRTEHHVYELPDSHPLLEGLDQREPDDPSSYLLAIWSPGETAQSTEPPEAFCNSQEMGKLCDRKTCFACNSIREAEAQTVRGTILIPCRTAMRGSFPLNGTYFQVNEVFADHDTSCNPIDVPREWIWNLPRRTVYFGTSVPTIFKGLTTQEIQQCFWRGFVCVRGFDQRTRAPKPLYVRFHFPASKAPRNKKIAAAEARKE, translated from the exons ATGGAGTTCAATCGAGGAGTTCCTCTTCAGCAGCAGCAGAAAGATTTCAAGATTCCGTCTTCTTGGTTTCCCGCTACGCCTGCGAAGCCAGTTCCCACGCAAAGACACTTCGTCCCTGACAATGACCAGCAGAACCCTAAATCAACCGCGTCAAACTGTCTCGAAACCGTGCAGGTTTCCACGGGGACTTGTGGTGGCGGGCTCTTCCAAGAGACCGCTTCCCAGGGTACAGCGTTCCCCAGCTCCAGCTCTTCTGCTGGTAGCAGTCACAACGCCAGACCGAGCATGATGACATTCAATGCTGCAGGAGGAGGATGGAGATGGAATCCTTGCTCGAACCCTATGGAATTAAACGATGATACAACTGCGAGCAGGAACCCGTTTTTCGCACTCCTTTTGCAATCACAGATCGGTGAAGGCCAAGAAACGcttgttcatccaaatcaattgtCATTGAATGCGATGATGCTCCGAAATCCAAGCCTTTCCAATG AGAAAATAATAACCACGGGTGTGACTGATGCAATGCCATCTCCATTGACACCTGAAACTATGGAGAAGAACAAGTTCTTACAAGAATGTCTTCACCAAGAAGTGACCGGTTTTGTACAGGAAAGAGTTACAGGAGGAAACACATTGGAGAACGAGTCAGAGAAATGGCAAACTCCAGTAGTGAAGAAGGTGTATCCAAGCTTCTTGAACCTCACCGTGCCATCATCTTCTGAGCATGTAGTATTGACTTCTTCAGACTTGATAATGCCATCGTCATCAGAGTTTGCCCTGCCATATCAAGTCATGCCCTCTGAACAAGTGCAAAATGAAGTGAGAGCAGTTGTTGTTACAGAGCAAGATGCTCAGCCACTGAATATTGAGAAGCACAACCTAGAAATTCAAGGTgtagatttcaataaaaccccACAGCAGAAACCCAAAAGGAAAAAGCACAGGCCCAaggtcatcaaagaaggcaagccaACCCGAACACCAAAACCAAGAACTCCTAAGCTTGTGACACCTGAGGTGGCAAAGATGAAAGAAGAAGGTTCAACTGGTAAGAGGAAGTATGTGCGTAAAAAAATTGTACTAAGTTCGTCTGATGCCTCATCCAGCATATTAGTGGATAATGTTGTGCTTGATGGTACAAACAGGGGAAAATCAGTCAGACGACGTCTGAACTTTGATTCGGAATCAATGGGAGCAAGAGATGCTTGTCCAGGAGCAGCCATAGCATTCAAGCATTGTGCGCCACCTCAAACTCTTGATTCATGTCTTCATTCCACCATGCAGCCTGATCTGCAATCTCAAGCAATGATAGAGAACCCAGTGAGTGGAATGACAATTGATCTCAGTGGCTCAATTATGGTACTAAAAGGGAGAAAAAGAGATAATAATGTTGTCCAAGATGTGCCAATTTGGGATTACAGAGAATTCATTCATACCATTGGTGGGTTCAGCCAACTAAGTGAAAGCCATAGAATGAGCGACCATGACCTATTCTTACCTACAAGGTCCAAGAAGAAGAGAACAGGAAACAATCCGGATGGGTTTACATCAGATACTTCAGAAGGGGAGTCCAGGCACGTCAGCACTTGGAGAGCAAACCATAGAGTGGTGAATAATACTCCAATGGCCCTTGAGGAACAGCAAACTTTGGAACATATATTAGCATTTGATAAAATAGAAAAACAGAGATCAGATGTAAAAGTTCAGAGCCATGAATTAGACTCTGTATGTTCCATTATTGATGCCATCTGTACAACTCCTCTGAAGCAATCTGATTGCAGTCATACAGGCATTTACCAAGTATCGAGTCCAATGAAGCCACATAGAGGAAATGATTGTCAGAAAGATGAGATTTTTAAGACTGAAAATTCCAAGGATGCCCATGTTATAAGCACCAGCAATGAGATAAAACCAAAAAGGCACACAAAGAAGGAAGAAGCTACGGTGGCCAATACCCAGTCCTTGAGTACTGACCAAGTAGGTCTGCAAGGACAAAAGATAGCTTCATGTAATTTTGACTATTCTCTAGTACAGAAGATTCCTGATTTTAGAGTATTAATTCCAGGAGATTGCAATGAGAATATTTCTCATACCAATATTAGTTATCAATGTCAAAATGGCAGCAGTTTTCATAATTCAGTTGCTTACAACTTAATGTCAGGAGCATTAGAACCATTTGGAGATCCTCTGGATGATATAATTGAAAAGCTTAGACATATAACTTTAGATGAGATCCACGAGGATACAAGGGAAAAAGCTAAAAATGCTATTGTTCCTTATGATGGAGGTGGTGTAATAGTTCCATATAAGGGAGAATTTGAGCTTGCCAAGAAACGACGCCCTCGCCCCAAGGTTGATCTGGATGCAGAAACATTTAGAGTATGGAATCTTTTGATGGGAACAGGAGGTAATGATAGCGTGGTGGAAAATGATAGTGAAAAGGAGAAGCATTGGGAAGAAGAAAGGAATGTTTTCCATGGACGTGTAGATTCATTCATTGCTCGGATGCATCTAGTCCAAG GAGATAGGCGTTTTTCCAAGTGGAAAGGATCGGTTGTTGACTCAGTTGTTGGTGTTTTtcttacacaaaatgtttcagaTCATCTCTCAAG CTCTGCCTTCATGGCACTTGCTGCAAGATTTCCTTCAAAATTGAGTAGAAACAATGCAAAACCTCATGAGGAAAAGAGACGCACATGTACGGAAGTTCAAGAAGGGTGCACTGCATCCCTCAAATACTCCAGCAAATTGCAAGATCATATGTTGAGCAAAGAGTCATGTTGCGTAAATTCTCACGTGataatgggagaaaatgaaagctCTAACAGTAATGAATCATTTGGTTACAACACTAGAGGTGACAGTGCTGACTGTTCCAGAAAATGTGTTGACATGCATGAAGCAGTAGTTGGTTGTAAATCACCTAATAACAGCTTAGATATCACAGTTGCAATGATGAGAAGTAAAGGCTTAACAAAAGCTGAAGATAGATGGGCATTGAATGATGTGGCTTCATTAAGAAACTATATCATTACATCTAAAAACCCCTCAGAAAACCAAGTTCTGACAACTGACCAGATTGAATTAAACTCGCTTTCAAACTTCCAAGTAGAAGATATAATGACTGGAAGTATGCCCAACTGTGTAGGTTCTTCGAGTTCATTCACAAAGCTTTTGCAGATGGCAGAGAAAATTCTACCAGAAaattttcaagatggaatttgccAATGTACAGATAATGTTTCAGAAAAGAAAACATCACTCTTAGATCCATCATGCAACCTAGGCATGTCAACTTCTCCTGCTATGCCTTATTGTTTCAACAAATCCTCAAGATCTGAATTGGTGGATATGGGGAGTGCAACTGTAGCAAGTCATGAATGCAGATTAAATTATTCTTTGATGATAAATGCAAATGGAGACAAAATATTTGATTCTACAGGTGATTCTTCAGCAGTCACAACAGCTGAAGTTATTGTTCAGCAGAAGTTGGCATTCATTCCCAGAAATAAACTTGAAGATGATTCTGCATCAATAAGCAAGTGTCTTTTGCAGCCAGTTACTAGCTCAGAAGCAGAAGCATGCACTAGAAAGCAATTTTTTTGTCATAGTGACTTTCAGAAACAGGAAAAAGAGGCCTCAATAAGCAACTCCATTACACAGACGTACACACATGTAAAAAATCAGGATACAATCGAAATACAGCAAAGAGAAAATGCAAAGTTCCAGACTGAATGCACTGGTATAATTCAAGCTCAAATGCAGAATTTTGGTACTCAGCAAAATATTCAGAACTTTTATAGCAAACAAAGAAATCAATTGGAAGTATCTGATGAAGTCAAAACAATTTTAGAGGATGAGGCATGCAATTTGCAGATAGTTTCAGATGAAACAACAAAAGTTGAattgaaagagaaaaaaataaaagataatactGAAAGAAAGGGAGCCTATGACTGGGACATCCTGAGAAAAAACATTCATCAAAATGGCACCAGAAAAGAGAGAACTAGGGATACATTGGACTCACTTGATTGGGAAGCAGTAAGGTGTGCAGAGGTAAATGAGATATCTGAAACCATTAGAGAGCGAGGAATGAACAACAAGCTAGCAGCGCGGATCAAG GATTTTCTCAATAGACTGGTGAAAGATCATGGTAGCATTGACCTTGAATGGTTAAAGGAAATTGAACCGGACCAAGCAAA GGACTACCTCCTGAGCATACGAGGACTGGGACTTAAAAGTGTTGAATGTGTGCGCCTTTTAACTCTCCAGCATCTGGCCTTCCCA GTTGACACAAATGTTGGCCGAATATGTGTGAGACTGGGATGGGTTCCACTACAACCCTTGCCTGAGTCCCTACAGTTGCATTTATTAGAGCT ATATCCCATGTTGGAGACCATTCAGAAGTACCTTTGGCCTCGCCTATGTAAGCTTGACCAGCGAACTTT GTATGAGCTACACTATCAAATGATTACATTCGGAAAG GTTTTTTGTACAAAAAGCAAGCCAAACTGCAACGCTTGTCCAATGAGGGCAGAGTGCAAACATTTTGCAAGTGCATTTGCCAG CGCAAGATTAGCACTTCCAGGACCAGAGGAGAAAAATTTAGTGATTTCAACGATGCCTCTTGCCTCAGAAATCAATTGTACAACAGATTTGCAAATGCTGCAGCTACCTCAATTTGAGGTCAATAGAAACCCAAAGGAAATAAATTGCTACAGTAGTTGTGAGCCTGTTGTTGAAGAACCATCAACGCCTGAAGCTGAAGAAATAACAACAGAAGAAAGTGCAATTGAAGATATCATTTATGAAAATCCTGATGAAATTCCTGAAATTAAGCTAAATTTTGAAGAGTTCACACAAAACCTACAGTGTTACATGCAAGGACAATATTTGAAAGCTAATGGTGGTGATATATCAAAAGCTTTAATGGTAAGAAATCCAGAAGCCGCTTCTATTCCGATGCCAAAGCTCAAGAATGTCAGCCGCCTACGAACAGAGCACCATGT ATATGAACTTCCAGATTCACACCCTTTGTTGGAAGGA TTGGATCAAAGAGAACCTGACGATCCATCATCGTATCTCCTGGCTATATGGAGCCCAG GTGAGACGGCACAATCAACTGAACCACCAGAGGCATTCTGCAACTCCCAAGAAATGGGCAAGTTATGTGACAGGAAAACTTGTTTTGCTTGCAATAGCATACGAGAAGCAGAGGCACAAACAGTTAGGGGGACTATTTTG ATTCCATGTCGAACAGCAATGAGAGGAAGCTTTCCACTTAACGGCACCTATTTTCAAGTTAACGAG GTATTTGCTGATCATGATACCAGTTGTAACCCAATTGATGTTCCTAGGGAGTGGATATGGAACTTGCCAAGGAGGACAGTTTATTTTGGCACCTCAGTACCAACGATATTTAAGG GTCTAACAACTCAAGAAATACAACAATGCTTTTGGAGAG GATTTGTGTGTGTGAGAGGATTTGATCAAAGAACAAGAGCACCAAAGCCCCTCTATGTAAGATTCCACTTCCCAGCGAGTAAAGCACCCAGGAACAAGAAGATTGCTGCAGCAGAAGCAAGAAAAGAGTAG
- the LOC103968342 gene encoding DNA glycosylase/AP lyase ROS1 isoform X2 encodes MEFNRGVPLQQQQKDFKIPSSWFPATPAKPVPTQRHFVPDNDQQNPKSTASNCLETVQVSTGTCGGGLFQETASQGTAFPSSSSSAGSSHNARPSMMTFNAAGGGWRWNPCSNPMELNDDTTASRNPFFALLLQSQIGEGQETLVHPNQLSLNAMMLRNPSLSNEKIITTGVTDAMPSPLTPETMEKNKFLQECLHQEVTGFVQERVTGGNTLENESEKWQTPVVKKVYPSFLNLTVPSSSEHVVLTSSDLIMPSSSEFALPYQVMPSEQVQNEVRAVVVTEQDAQPLNIEKHNLEIQGVDFNKTPQQKPKRKKHRPKVIKEGKPTRTPKPRTPKLVTPEVAKMKEEGSTGKRKYVRKKIVLSSSDASSSILVDNVVLDGTNRGKSVRRRLNFDSESMGARDACPGAAIAFKHCAPPQTLDSCLHSTMQPDLQSQAMIENPVSGMTIDLSGSIMVLKGRKRDNNVVQDVPIWDYREFIHTIGGFSQLSESHRMSDHDLFLPTRSKKKRTGNNPDGFTSDTSEGESRHVSTWRANHRVVNNTPMALEEQQTLEHILAFDKIEKQRSDVKVQSHELDSVCSIIDAICTTPLKQSDCSHTGIYQVSSPMKPHRGNDCQKDEIFKTENSKDAHVISTSNEIKPKRHTKKEEATVANTQSLSTDQVGLQGQKIASCNFDYSLVQKIPDFRVLIPGDCNENISHTNISYQCQNGSSFHNSVAYNLMSGALEPFGDPLDDIIEKLRHITLDEIHEDTREKAKNAIVPYDGGGVIVPYKGEFELAKKRRPRPKVDLDAETFRVWNLLMGTGGNDSVVENDSEKEKHWEEERNVFHGRVDSFIARMHLVQGDRRFSKWKGSVVDSVVGVFLTQNVSDHLSSSAFMALAARFPSKLSRNNAKPHEEKRRTCTEVQEGCTASLKYSSKLQDHMLSKESCCVNSHVIMGENESSNSNESFGYNTRGDSADCSRKCVDMHEAVVGCKSPNNSLDITVAMMRSKGLTKAEDRWALNDVASLRNYIITSKNPSENQVLTTDQIELNSLSNFQVEDIMTGSMPNCVGSSSSFTKLLQMAEKILPENFQDGICQCTDNVSEKKTSLLDPSCNLGMSTSPAMPYCFNKSSRSELVDMGSATVASHECRLNYSLMINANGDKIFDSTGDSSAVTTAEVIVQQKLAFIPRNKLEDDSASISKCLLQPVTSSEAEACTRKQFFCHSDFQKQEKEASISNSITQTYTHVKNQDTIEIQQRENAKFQTECTGIIQAQMQNFGTQQNIQNFYSKQRNQLEVSDEVKTILEDEACNLQIVSDETTKVELKEKKIKDNTERKGAYDWDILRKNIHQNGTRKERTRDTLDSLDWEAVRCAEVNEISETIRERGMNNKLAARIKDFLNRLVKDHGSIDLEWLKEIEPDQAKDYLLSIRGLGLKSVECVRLLTLQHLAFPVDTNVGRICVRLGWVPLQPLPESLQLHLLELYPMLETIQKYLWPRLCKLDQRTLYELHYQMITFGKVFCTKSKPNCNACPMRAECKHFASAFASARLALPGPEEKNLVISTMPLASEINCTTDLQMLQLPQFEVNRNPKEINCYSSCEPVVEEPSTPEAEEITTEESAIEDIIYENPDEIPEIKLNFEEFTQNLQCYMQGQYLKANGGDISKALMVRNPEAASIPMPKLKNVSRLRTEHHVYELPDSHPLLEGLDQREPDDPSSYLLAIWSPGETAQSTEPPEAFCNSQEMGKLCDRKTCFACNSIREAEAQTVRGTILQ; translated from the exons ATGGAGTTCAATCGAGGAGTTCCTCTTCAGCAGCAGCAGAAAGATTTCAAGATTCCGTCTTCTTGGTTTCCCGCTACGCCTGCGAAGCCAGTTCCCACGCAAAGACACTTCGTCCCTGACAATGACCAGCAGAACCCTAAATCAACCGCGTCAAACTGTCTCGAAACCGTGCAGGTTTCCACGGGGACTTGTGGTGGCGGGCTCTTCCAAGAGACCGCTTCCCAGGGTACAGCGTTCCCCAGCTCCAGCTCTTCTGCTGGTAGCAGTCACAACGCCAGACCGAGCATGATGACATTCAATGCTGCAGGAGGAGGATGGAGATGGAATCCTTGCTCGAACCCTATGGAATTAAACGATGATACAACTGCGAGCAGGAACCCGTTTTTCGCACTCCTTTTGCAATCACAGATCGGTGAAGGCCAAGAAACGcttgttcatccaaatcaattgtCATTGAATGCGATGATGCTCCGAAATCCAAGCCTTTCCAATG AGAAAATAATAACCACGGGTGTGACTGATGCAATGCCATCTCCATTGACACCTGAAACTATGGAGAAGAACAAGTTCTTACAAGAATGTCTTCACCAAGAAGTGACCGGTTTTGTACAGGAAAGAGTTACAGGAGGAAACACATTGGAGAACGAGTCAGAGAAATGGCAAACTCCAGTAGTGAAGAAGGTGTATCCAAGCTTCTTGAACCTCACCGTGCCATCATCTTCTGAGCATGTAGTATTGACTTCTTCAGACTTGATAATGCCATCGTCATCAGAGTTTGCCCTGCCATATCAAGTCATGCCCTCTGAACAAGTGCAAAATGAAGTGAGAGCAGTTGTTGTTACAGAGCAAGATGCTCAGCCACTGAATATTGAGAAGCACAACCTAGAAATTCAAGGTgtagatttcaataaaaccccACAGCAGAAACCCAAAAGGAAAAAGCACAGGCCCAaggtcatcaaagaaggcaagccaACCCGAACACCAAAACCAAGAACTCCTAAGCTTGTGACACCTGAGGTGGCAAAGATGAAAGAAGAAGGTTCAACTGGTAAGAGGAAGTATGTGCGTAAAAAAATTGTACTAAGTTCGTCTGATGCCTCATCCAGCATATTAGTGGATAATGTTGTGCTTGATGGTACAAACAGGGGAAAATCAGTCAGACGACGTCTGAACTTTGATTCGGAATCAATGGGAGCAAGAGATGCTTGTCCAGGAGCAGCCATAGCATTCAAGCATTGTGCGCCACCTCAAACTCTTGATTCATGTCTTCATTCCACCATGCAGCCTGATCTGCAATCTCAAGCAATGATAGAGAACCCAGTGAGTGGAATGACAATTGATCTCAGTGGCTCAATTATGGTACTAAAAGGGAGAAAAAGAGATAATAATGTTGTCCAAGATGTGCCAATTTGGGATTACAGAGAATTCATTCATACCATTGGTGGGTTCAGCCAACTAAGTGAAAGCCATAGAATGAGCGACCATGACCTATTCTTACCTACAAGGTCCAAGAAGAAGAGAACAGGAAACAATCCGGATGGGTTTACATCAGATACTTCAGAAGGGGAGTCCAGGCACGTCAGCACTTGGAGAGCAAACCATAGAGTGGTGAATAATACTCCAATGGCCCTTGAGGAACAGCAAACTTTGGAACATATATTAGCATTTGATAAAATAGAAAAACAGAGATCAGATGTAAAAGTTCAGAGCCATGAATTAGACTCTGTATGTTCCATTATTGATGCCATCTGTACAACTCCTCTGAAGCAATCTGATTGCAGTCATACAGGCATTTACCAAGTATCGAGTCCAATGAAGCCACATAGAGGAAATGATTGTCAGAAAGATGAGATTTTTAAGACTGAAAATTCCAAGGATGCCCATGTTATAAGCACCAGCAATGAGATAAAACCAAAAAGGCACACAAAGAAGGAAGAAGCTACGGTGGCCAATACCCAGTCCTTGAGTACTGACCAAGTAGGTCTGCAAGGACAAAAGATAGCTTCATGTAATTTTGACTATTCTCTAGTACAGAAGATTCCTGATTTTAGAGTATTAATTCCAGGAGATTGCAATGAGAATATTTCTCATACCAATATTAGTTATCAATGTCAAAATGGCAGCAGTTTTCATAATTCAGTTGCTTACAACTTAATGTCAGGAGCATTAGAACCATTTGGAGATCCTCTGGATGATATAATTGAAAAGCTTAGACATATAACTTTAGATGAGATCCACGAGGATACAAGGGAAAAAGCTAAAAATGCTATTGTTCCTTATGATGGAGGTGGTGTAATAGTTCCATATAAGGGAGAATTTGAGCTTGCCAAGAAACGACGCCCTCGCCCCAAGGTTGATCTGGATGCAGAAACATTTAGAGTATGGAATCTTTTGATGGGAACAGGAGGTAATGATAGCGTGGTGGAAAATGATAGTGAAAAGGAGAAGCATTGGGAAGAAGAAAGGAATGTTTTCCATGGACGTGTAGATTCATTCATTGCTCGGATGCATCTAGTCCAAG GAGATAGGCGTTTTTCCAAGTGGAAAGGATCGGTTGTTGACTCAGTTGTTGGTGTTTTtcttacacaaaatgtttcagaTCATCTCTCAAG CTCTGCCTTCATGGCACTTGCTGCAAGATTTCCTTCAAAATTGAGTAGAAACAATGCAAAACCTCATGAGGAAAAGAGACGCACATGTACGGAAGTTCAAGAAGGGTGCACTGCATCCCTCAAATACTCCAGCAAATTGCAAGATCATATGTTGAGCAAAGAGTCATGTTGCGTAAATTCTCACGTGataatgggagaaaatgaaagctCTAACAGTAATGAATCATTTGGTTACAACACTAGAGGTGACAGTGCTGACTGTTCCAGAAAATGTGTTGACATGCATGAAGCAGTAGTTGGTTGTAAATCACCTAATAACAGCTTAGATATCACAGTTGCAATGATGAGAAGTAAAGGCTTAACAAAAGCTGAAGATAGATGGGCATTGAATGATGTGGCTTCATTAAGAAACTATATCATTACATCTAAAAACCCCTCAGAAAACCAAGTTCTGACAACTGACCAGATTGAATTAAACTCGCTTTCAAACTTCCAAGTAGAAGATATAATGACTGGAAGTATGCCCAACTGTGTAGGTTCTTCGAGTTCATTCACAAAGCTTTTGCAGATGGCAGAGAAAATTCTACCAGAAaattttcaagatggaatttgccAATGTACAGATAATGTTTCAGAAAAGAAAACATCACTCTTAGATCCATCATGCAACCTAGGCATGTCAACTTCTCCTGCTATGCCTTATTGTTTCAACAAATCCTCAAGATCTGAATTGGTGGATATGGGGAGTGCAACTGTAGCAAGTCATGAATGCAGATTAAATTATTCTTTGATGATAAATGCAAATGGAGACAAAATATTTGATTCTACAGGTGATTCTTCAGCAGTCACAACAGCTGAAGTTATTGTTCAGCAGAAGTTGGCATTCATTCCCAGAAATAAACTTGAAGATGATTCTGCATCAATAAGCAAGTGTCTTTTGCAGCCAGTTACTAGCTCAGAAGCAGAAGCATGCACTAGAAAGCAATTTTTTTGTCATAGTGACTTTCAGAAACAGGAAAAAGAGGCCTCAATAAGCAACTCCATTACACAGACGTACACACATGTAAAAAATCAGGATACAATCGAAATACAGCAAAGAGAAAATGCAAAGTTCCAGACTGAATGCACTGGTATAATTCAAGCTCAAATGCAGAATTTTGGTACTCAGCAAAATATTCAGAACTTTTATAGCAAACAAAGAAATCAATTGGAAGTATCTGATGAAGTCAAAACAATTTTAGAGGATGAGGCATGCAATTTGCAGATAGTTTCAGATGAAACAACAAAAGTTGAattgaaagagaaaaaaataaaagataatactGAAAGAAAGGGAGCCTATGACTGGGACATCCTGAGAAAAAACATTCATCAAAATGGCACCAGAAAAGAGAGAACTAGGGATACATTGGACTCACTTGATTGGGAAGCAGTAAGGTGTGCAGAGGTAAATGAGATATCTGAAACCATTAGAGAGCGAGGAATGAACAACAAGCTAGCAGCGCGGATCAAG GATTTTCTCAATAGACTGGTGAAAGATCATGGTAGCATTGACCTTGAATGGTTAAAGGAAATTGAACCGGACCAAGCAAA GGACTACCTCCTGAGCATACGAGGACTGGGACTTAAAAGTGTTGAATGTGTGCGCCTTTTAACTCTCCAGCATCTGGCCTTCCCA GTTGACACAAATGTTGGCCGAATATGTGTGAGACTGGGATGGGTTCCACTACAACCCTTGCCTGAGTCCCTACAGTTGCATTTATTAGAGCT ATATCCCATGTTGGAGACCATTCAGAAGTACCTTTGGCCTCGCCTATGTAAGCTTGACCAGCGAACTTT GTATGAGCTACACTATCAAATGATTACATTCGGAAAG GTTTTTTGTACAAAAAGCAAGCCAAACTGCAACGCTTGTCCAATGAGGGCAGAGTGCAAACATTTTGCAAGTGCATTTGCCAG CGCAAGATTAGCACTTCCAGGACCAGAGGAGAAAAATTTAGTGATTTCAACGATGCCTCTTGCCTCAGAAATCAATTGTACAACAGATTTGCAAATGCTGCAGCTACCTCAATTTGAGGTCAATAGAAACCCAAAGGAAATAAATTGCTACAGTAGTTGTGAGCCTGTTGTTGAAGAACCATCAACGCCTGAAGCTGAAGAAATAACAACAGAAGAAAGTGCAATTGAAGATATCATTTATGAAAATCCTGATGAAATTCCTGAAATTAAGCTAAATTTTGAAGAGTTCACACAAAACCTACAGTGTTACATGCAAGGACAATATTTGAAAGCTAATGGTGGTGATATATCAAAAGCTTTAATGGTAAGAAATCCAGAAGCCGCTTCTATTCCGATGCCAAAGCTCAAGAATGTCAGCCGCCTACGAACAGAGCACCATGT ATATGAACTTCCAGATTCACACCCTTTGTTGGAAGGA TTGGATCAAAGAGAACCTGACGATCCATCATCGTATCTCCTGGCTATATGGAGCCCAG GTGAGACGGCACAATCAACTGAACCACCAGAGGCATTCTGCAACTCCCAAGAAATGGGCAAGTTATGTGACAGGAAAACTTGTTTTGCTTGCAATAGCATACGAGAAGCAGAGGCACAAACAGTTAGGGGGACTATTTTG CAATGA